The following proteins are co-located in the Neofelis nebulosa isolate mNeoNeb1 chromosome 18, mNeoNeb1.pri, whole genome shotgun sequence genome:
- the TGFB1I1 gene encoding transforming growth factor beta-1-induced transcript 1 protein isoform X2, with amino-acid sequence MEDLDALLSDLETTTSHMPRSGAPKERSPEPFTSPLPYGHQSQTGSGESSGASGDKDHLYSTVCKPRSPKPAAPAAPPFSSSSGVLGTGLCELDRLLQELNATQFNITDEIMSQFPSSKETAGEQKEDQSEDKKRPSLPPSPSPVLPKPSATSATLELDRLMASLSDFRVQNHLPTSGSTQPPVPSSVNEGSPSSPGPTSKGSLDTMLGLLQSDLSRRGVPTQTKGLCGSCNKPIAGQVVTALGRTWHPEHFICGGCSMSLGGSSFFEKDGAPFCPECYFERFSPRCGLCNQPIRHKMVTALGTHWHPEHFCCVSCGEPFGDEGFHEREGRPYCRRDFLQLFAPRCQGCQGPILDNYISALSALWHPDCFVCRECFTPFSGGSFFEHEGRPLCENHFHARRGSLCATCGLPVTGRCVSALGRRFHPDHFTCTFCLRPLTKGSFQERAGKPYCQPCFIKLFG; translated from the exons ATGGAGGACCTGG ATGCCCTGCTGTCTGACCTGGAGACCACCACCTCACACATGCCAAGGTCAGGGGCTCCAAAAGAGAGGTCTCCGGAGCCTTTCACATCTCCCCTGCCCTATGGCCACCAGTCACAG ACAGGATCTGGGGAGTCTTCAGGAGCTTCTGGGGACAAGGACCATCTGTACAG taCGGTGTGCAAGCCTCGGTCCCCAAAACCTGCAGCTCCTGCGGCCCCTCCATTCTCCTCTTCCAGTGGTGTCTTGGGCACAGGCCTCTGTGAACTAGACCGATTGCTTCAGGAACTTAATGCTACCCAGTTCAACATCACAG ATGAAATAATGTCTCAGTTCCCATCTAGCAAGGAGACTGCAGGGGAACAGAAGGAGGACCAATCTGAGGACAAGAAAAGGCCCAGCCT CCCTCCCAGCCCATCCCCTGTTCTCCCAAAGCCTTCAGCAACCTCAGCCACCCTGGAATTGGATAGGCTGATGGCTTCACTGTCTGACTTCCGTGTCCAGAACCAC CTTCCAACCTCTGGGTCAACTCAGCCACCAGTGCCAAGCTCTGTGAATGAGGGCTCCCCATCCTCACCAGGGCCAACTAGCAAGGGCAGCCTAGACACCATGTTGGGACTGCTGCAGTCTGATCTCAGCCGCCGTGGTGTTCCCACCCAGACCAAGGGTCTCTGTGGCTCCTGCAATAAACCTATTGCTGGGCAG GTGGTGACTGCGCTGGGCCGTACTTGGCACCCTGAGCACTTCATTTGCGGTGGCTGTTCCATGTCCCTGGGAGGCAGCAGCTTCTTCGAGAAGGATGGAGCCCCCTTCTGCCCTGAGTGCTACTTTGAGCGCTTCTCCCCACGTTGTGGCCTCTGCAATCAACCCATCCGACAT AAGATGGTCACTGCCTTGGGCACCCATTGGCACCCAGAGCATTTCTGCTGCGTCAGTTGTGGAGAGCCCTTCGGAGATGAGG GTTTTCATGAGCGTGAGGGCCGCCCCTACTGTCGCCGGGACTTCCTGCAGCTGTTCGCCCCGCGCTGCCAGGGCTGTCAAGGCCCCATTCTGGATAACTACATATCCGCGCTCAGCGCCCTCTGGCACCCGGACTGTTTCGTCTGCAGG GAATGCTTCACGCCCTTCTCGGGAGGCAGCTTTTTCGAGCACGAGGGACGCCCTCTGTGTGAGAACCACTTCCACGCACGGCGTGGTTCATTGTGCGCTACGTGTGGCCTCCCGGTGACCGGCCGCTGTGTGTCAGCCCTGGGCCGTCGCTTCCACCCAGACCACTTCACCTGCACCTTCTGCCTGCGCCCTCTCACCAAGGGCTCCTTTCAAGAGCGTGCAGGCAAGCCCTACTGCCAGCCCTGCTTCATCAAGCTCTTCGGCTAA
- the ARMC5 gene encoding armadillo repeat-containing protein 5 codes for MAAAKPTLTDSLSFCLAQLTAAAGEGLGGGKDTATNETPLGRALLALRTRHVKAAGGIERFRARGGLRPLLALLRRAAAAGPAPSQAGSGSAPSSVESAIYDGPAPSSGPAPSSASSSSPSPPARLRKTLDLALSILANCCTEGACRAEVRRLGGILSLVTILQCVKTDSIQNRTARALGNLAMEPESCGDIHSAGAVPLLVESLTACQDSQCLQSVVRALRNLADSPQHRLALAQQGAVRPLAELLAAAPDPALTLALVRALLELSRGCSRACAEQLSLGGGLGPLVSLASHPKKAVREATILILANLCAQGLVRPALGNAGGVEVLLGELRRRRGPNGAGPASQQPLVRAVCLLCREAINRARLRDAGGLELLMGLLRDPRASAWHLRVVAALVGFLYDTGALGRLQALGLVPLLAGQLCGDAGDEEEEGREAASWDFPEERTPERAEAGSFRSLRSWLISEGYAAGPGDISPDWSPERCPPPPPPPEPAEPTSPTLGPTSLRTPRTLRTPGRSPAATSEEPWGREGPALLLLSRFSQAPDPSGALVTSPALCGLLAYVTGSPGPPSPRALRILARLTCNPACLEAFVRSYGAALLRAWLVLGVAPDDWPTLRARPVRRQHRELGEMLLQNLTVQAESPFGVGALTHLLLSGSPEDRVACALTLPFICRKPSLWRRLLLDQGGLRLLLSALTRPAPHPLFLFFAADSLSCLQGLVSPTVSPALPPTIPLDLDAPSPCLYEHLLGPAPIPAPDLHFLLDSGLRLPAQRAASATASPFFRALLAGSFAEAQMDLVPLRGLSPSAAWPILHHLHGCRGCGAALGPVPPPGQPLLGSEAEEALEAAGRFLLPGLEEELEEAVGHIHLGPHGGPESVGEVFRLGRPRLVAHCARWALGPGQCPRKRALALVGLVEAAGEEAGPLTEALLAVVMGVEFGGKGSSLDC; via the exons ATGGCGGCTGCGAAACCGACTCTCACGGACTCGCTCTCGTTCTGCCTCGCGCAGCTCACAGCGGCGGCCGGGGAGGGTCTAGGTGGGGGAAAGGACACAGCTACCAACGAGACACCCTTGGGCCGTGCGCTCTTAGCCCTCCGCACACGCCACGTCAAGGCAGCAGGGGGAATCGAGCGCTTCCGGGCGCGCGGCGGGCTCCGCCCCCTTCTCGCGCTGCTGCGGCGAGCGGCGGCAGCGGGTCCCGCCCCGTCCCAGGCTGGCTCAGGCTCCGCCCCCTCGTCGGTCGAGTCAGCGATTTATGATGGCCCCGCCCCCTCGTcgggccctgccccctcctctgcgtCGTCGTCGTCGCCCTCGCCGCCAGCGCGCCTGCGCAAGACCCTGGACTTGGCGCTCAGCATCCTAGCCAACTGCTGTACGGAAGGGGCGTGCCGGGCTGAAGTGCGCAGGCTCGGAGGCATTCTCTCTTTGG TGACTATTCTTCAGTGCGTGAAGACAGACAGCATCCAGAACAGAACAGCCCGTGCTCTGGGGAACTTAGCCATGGAACCTGAGAGCTGTGGGGACATCCATTCTGCTG gTGCTGTTCCCTTGCTGGTTGAGAGCCTGACAGCCTGCCAGGACTCCCAGTGCCTGCAGAGTGTGGTGCGTGCCCTCCGCAACCTGGCTGACTCACCCCAGCACCGCCTGGCCCTGGCACAGCAGGGAGCAGTACGCCCTCTGGCTGAGCTTCTGGCCGCTGCCCCAGACCCTGCACTGACCTTGGCCCTAGTCCGTGCCCTCTTAGAGCTGAGTCGAGGCTGCTCCCGGGCCTGTGCTGAGCAGCTAAGTCTGGGTGGAGGATTAGGCCCACTGGTCAGTTTGGCCTCCCACCCCAAAAAGGCAGTACGGGAGGCAACTATCTTGATCCTTGCCAACCTGTGTGCCCAGGGCCTTGTACGGCCTGCATTGGGCAATGCTGGGGGTGTGGAAGTACTACTGGGTGAACTCCGGCGGCGCAGGGGACCTAATGGGGCTGGCCCAGCCTCTCAGCAGCCCCTGGTACGAGCCGTGTGCCTGCTGTGCCGGGAGGCCATCAACCGGGCCCGGCTGCGGGATGCTGGTGGTTTGGAGCTGTTGATGGGCCTGCTACGGGACCCTCgtgccagtgcctggcaccttcGTGTCGTGGCTGCCCTCGTGGGCTTCCTGTATGATACTGGAGCCCTGGGCCGGCTACAGGCTCTGGGACTTGTACCTCTCTTGGCTGGGCAGCTATGTGGTGATGCTGGtgatgaggaagaagagggaagagaagctgCTTCCTGGGACTTTCCTGAGGAGCGGACCCCTGAGCGGGCAGAAGCTGGAAGCTTCCGAAGCCTAAG GTCATGGCTGATCTCTGAAGGCTACGCCGCAGGCCCGGGAGACATCTCTCCTGACTGGTCCCCTGAACGATGTCCCCCACCTCCACCGCCACCGGAGccagctgagccaaccagccccaccctgggcccaACTTCACTGCGGACGCCTCGCACACTGCGCACACCTGGCCGCAGCCCTGCCGCCACCTCTGAGGAGCCTTGGGGCCGCGAGGGGCCAGCGCTGCTGCTACTGTCGCGCTTCTCCCAGGCTCCCGACCCAAGTGGGGCATTGGTGACCAGCCCAGCCCTATGTGGCCTGCTGGCCTATGTGACGGGCTCACCGGGTCCACCGAGCCCACGTGCACTGCGCATCCTGGCACGCCTTACCTGCAACCCTGCCTGTCTCGAGGCCTTTGTGCGCAGCTATGGTGCTGCACTGCTGCGTGCCTGGCTTGTGTTAGGTGTTGCCCCGGATGATTGGCCCACTCTGCGTGCCCGCCCAGTTCGACGCCAGCACCGGGAGCTGG GTGAGATGCTGCTGCAGAACCTGACTGTGCAGGCTGAATCACCCTTTGGAGTGGGCGCCCTCACTCATCTGCTGCTCTCAGGAAGCCCTGAGGACCGCGTGGCCTGTGCACTGACCCTGCCCTTCATCTGTCG GAAGCCCTCTCTGTGGCGCCGGCTACTTCTGGACCAGGGCGGCCTCCGGCTCCTCCTCTCAGCACTAACTCGGCCAGCTCCACATccactcttcctcttctttgcTGCGGACTCCCTTTCCTGCCTCCAAGGCCTGGTGTCTCCCACTGTGAGCCCAGCCCTCCCACCTACAATCCCTTTGGATCTAGATGCCCCCTCCCCTTGCCTTTATGAACATCTGCTGGGCCCAgcccccatcccagcccctgACCTTCATTTCCTACTGGACTCAGGCCTACGGCTCCCTGCCCAGCGAGCTGCCTCAGCTACTGCCTCCCCTTTCTTCCGGGCCCTGCTAGCTGGCAGCTTTGCCGAAGCCCAGATGGACCTGGTGCCACTTCGAGGCCTGTCACCCAGTGCAGCCTGGCCTATCCTGCATCACTTGCATGGCTGCCGGGGCTGTGGCGCTGCACTGGGGCCTGTTCCCCCACCAGGCCAGCCCCTGCTGGGCTCAGAGGCTGAGGAGGCACTGGAGGCTGCTGGCCGTTTTTTGCTccctgggctggaggaggagctggaagaggctGTGGGCCACATCCACCTGGGACCCCATGGTGGCCCAGAGTCAGTGGGTGAAGTATTCCGCCTGGGCCGGCCCCGACTGGTTGCCCATTGTGCCCgctgggctctggggccagggCAGTGCCCTCGGAAACGGGCCTTGGCCTTAGTGGGGCTTGTGGAGGCAGCAGGCGAGGAGGCAGGGCCGCTGACTGAGGCTTTACTGGCTGTGGTAATGGGGGTTGAATTCGGGGGCAAGGGTTCCAGCTTAGACTGTTGA
- the TGFB1I1 gene encoding transforming growth factor beta-1-induced transcript 1 protein isoform X1 — MEDLDALLSDLETTTSHMPRSGAPKERSPEPFTSPLPYGHQSQTGSGESSGASGDKDHLYSTVCKPRSPKPAAPAAPPFSSSSGVLGTGLCELDRLLQELNATQFNITDEIMSQFPSSKETAGEQKEDQSEDKKRPSLPPSPSPVLPKPSATSATLELDRLMASLSDFRVQNHVSQLPTSGSTQPPVPSSVNEGSPSSPGPTSKGSLDTMLGLLQSDLSRRGVPTQTKGLCGSCNKPIAGQVVTALGRTWHPEHFICGGCSMSLGGSSFFEKDGAPFCPECYFERFSPRCGLCNQPIRHKMVTALGTHWHPEHFCCVSCGEPFGDEGFHEREGRPYCRRDFLQLFAPRCQGCQGPILDNYISALSALWHPDCFVCRECFTPFSGGSFFEHEGRPLCENHFHARRGSLCATCGLPVTGRCVSALGRRFHPDHFTCTFCLRPLTKGSFQERAGKPYCQPCFIKLFG, encoded by the exons ATGGAGGACCTGG ATGCCCTGCTGTCTGACCTGGAGACCACCACCTCACACATGCCAAGGTCAGGGGCTCCAAAAGAGAGGTCTCCGGAGCCTTTCACATCTCCCCTGCCCTATGGCCACCAGTCACAG ACAGGATCTGGGGAGTCTTCAGGAGCTTCTGGGGACAAGGACCATCTGTACAG taCGGTGTGCAAGCCTCGGTCCCCAAAACCTGCAGCTCCTGCGGCCCCTCCATTCTCCTCTTCCAGTGGTGTCTTGGGCACAGGCCTCTGTGAACTAGACCGATTGCTTCAGGAACTTAATGCTACCCAGTTCAACATCACAG ATGAAATAATGTCTCAGTTCCCATCTAGCAAGGAGACTGCAGGGGAACAGAAGGAGGACCAATCTGAGGACAAGAAAAGGCCCAGCCT CCCTCCCAGCCCATCCCCTGTTCTCCCAAAGCCTTCAGCAACCTCAGCCACCCTGGAATTGGATAGGCTGATGGCTTCACTGTCTGACTTCCGTGTCCAGAACCACGTGAGTCAG CTTCCAACCTCTGGGTCAACTCAGCCACCAGTGCCAAGCTCTGTGAATGAGGGCTCCCCATCCTCACCAGGGCCAACTAGCAAGGGCAGCCTAGACACCATGTTGGGACTGCTGCAGTCTGATCTCAGCCGCCGTGGTGTTCCCACCCAGACCAAGGGTCTCTGTGGCTCCTGCAATAAACCTATTGCTGGGCAG GTGGTGACTGCGCTGGGCCGTACTTGGCACCCTGAGCACTTCATTTGCGGTGGCTGTTCCATGTCCCTGGGAGGCAGCAGCTTCTTCGAGAAGGATGGAGCCCCCTTCTGCCCTGAGTGCTACTTTGAGCGCTTCTCCCCACGTTGTGGCCTCTGCAATCAACCCATCCGACAT AAGATGGTCACTGCCTTGGGCACCCATTGGCACCCAGAGCATTTCTGCTGCGTCAGTTGTGGAGAGCCCTTCGGAGATGAGG GTTTTCATGAGCGTGAGGGCCGCCCCTACTGTCGCCGGGACTTCCTGCAGCTGTTCGCCCCGCGCTGCCAGGGCTGTCAAGGCCCCATTCTGGATAACTACATATCCGCGCTCAGCGCCCTCTGGCACCCGGACTGTTTCGTCTGCAGG GAATGCTTCACGCCCTTCTCGGGAGGCAGCTTTTTCGAGCACGAGGGACGCCCTCTGTGTGAGAACCACTTCCACGCACGGCGTGGTTCATTGTGCGCTACGTGTGGCCTCCCGGTGACCGGCCGCTGTGTGTCAGCCCTGGGCCGTCGCTTCCACCCAGACCACTTCACCTGCACCTTCTGCCTGCGCCCTCTCACCAAGGGCTCCTTTCAAGAGCGTGCAGGCAAGCCCTACTGCCAGCCCTGCTTCATCAAGCTCTTCGGCTAA
- the TGFB1I1 gene encoding transforming growth factor beta-1-induced transcript 1 protein isoform X4, with translation MEDLDALLSDLETTTSHMPRSGAPKERSPEPFTSPLPYGHQSQTGSGESSGASGDKDHLYSTVCKPRSPKPAAPAAPPFSSSSGVLGTGLCELDRLLQELNATQFNITDEIMSQFPSSKETAGEQKEDQSEDKKRPSLPPSPSPVLPKPSATSATLELDRLMASLSDFRVQNHVSQLPTSGSTQPPVPSSVNEGSPSSPGPTSKGSLDTMLGLLQSDLSRRGVPTQTKGLCGSCNKPIAGQVVTALGRTWHPEHFICGGCSMSLGGSSFFEKDGAPFCPECYFERFSPRCGLCNQPIRHKMVTALGTHWHPEHFCCVSCGEPFGDEGESLAPVLKATGLLNILPNPLWSSLLKPSKSSGPTLSHLRVPILSPPTRPPL, from the exons ATGGAGGACCTGG ATGCCCTGCTGTCTGACCTGGAGACCACCACCTCACACATGCCAAGGTCAGGGGCTCCAAAAGAGAGGTCTCCGGAGCCTTTCACATCTCCCCTGCCCTATGGCCACCAGTCACAG ACAGGATCTGGGGAGTCTTCAGGAGCTTCTGGGGACAAGGACCATCTGTACAG taCGGTGTGCAAGCCTCGGTCCCCAAAACCTGCAGCTCCTGCGGCCCCTCCATTCTCCTCTTCCAGTGGTGTCTTGGGCACAGGCCTCTGTGAACTAGACCGATTGCTTCAGGAACTTAATGCTACCCAGTTCAACATCACAG ATGAAATAATGTCTCAGTTCCCATCTAGCAAGGAGACTGCAGGGGAACAGAAGGAGGACCAATCTGAGGACAAGAAAAGGCCCAGCCT CCCTCCCAGCCCATCCCCTGTTCTCCCAAAGCCTTCAGCAACCTCAGCCACCCTGGAATTGGATAGGCTGATGGCTTCACTGTCTGACTTCCGTGTCCAGAACCACGTGAGTCAG CTTCCAACCTCTGGGTCAACTCAGCCACCAGTGCCAAGCTCTGTGAATGAGGGCTCCCCATCCTCACCAGGGCCAACTAGCAAGGGCAGCCTAGACACCATGTTGGGACTGCTGCAGTCTGATCTCAGCCGCCGTGGTGTTCCCACCCAGACCAAGGGTCTCTGTGGCTCCTGCAATAAACCTATTGCTGGGCAG GTGGTGACTGCGCTGGGCCGTACTTGGCACCCTGAGCACTTCATTTGCGGTGGCTGTTCCATGTCCCTGGGAGGCAGCAGCTTCTTCGAGAAGGATGGAGCCCCCTTCTGCCCTGAGTGCTACTTTGAGCGCTTCTCCCCACGTTGTGGCCTCTGCAATCAACCCATCCGACAT AAGATGGTCACTGCCTTGGGCACCCATTGGCACCCAGAGCATTTCTGCTGCGTCAGTTGTGGAGAGCCCTTCGGAGATGAGGGTGAGAGCTTGGCTCCAGTCTTGAAAGCCACCGGTCTGCTCAACATCCTGCCTAACCCACTTTGGTCCAGCCTGCTAAAACCTTCCAAGTCTTCTGGCCccaccctctcccacttgcgAGTCCCCATCCTATCCCCTCCCACTAGGCCCCCACTCTAG
- the TGFB1I1 gene encoding transforming growth factor beta-1-induced transcript 1 protein isoform X3, with translation MEDLDALLSDLETTTSHMPRSGAPKERSPEPFTSPLPYGHQSQTGSGESSGASGDKDHLYSTVCKPRSPKPAAPAAPPFSSSSGVLGTGLCELDRLLQELNATQFNITDEIMSQFPSSKETAGEQKEDQSEDKKRPSLPPSPSPVLPKPSATSATLELDRLMASLSDFRVQNHVSQLPTSGSTQPPVPSSVNEGSPSSPGPTSKGSLDTMLGLLQSDLSRRGVPTQTKGLCGSCNKPIAGQVVTALGRTWHPEHFICGGCSMSLGGSSFFEKDGAPFCPECYFERFSPRCGLCNQPIRHVFMSVRAAPTVAGTSCSCSPRAARAVKAPFWITTYPRSAPSGTRTVSSAGNASRPSREAAFSSTRDALCVRTTSTHGVVHCALRVASR, from the exons ATGGAGGACCTGG ATGCCCTGCTGTCTGACCTGGAGACCACCACCTCACACATGCCAAGGTCAGGGGCTCCAAAAGAGAGGTCTCCGGAGCCTTTCACATCTCCCCTGCCCTATGGCCACCAGTCACAG ACAGGATCTGGGGAGTCTTCAGGAGCTTCTGGGGACAAGGACCATCTGTACAG taCGGTGTGCAAGCCTCGGTCCCCAAAACCTGCAGCTCCTGCGGCCCCTCCATTCTCCTCTTCCAGTGGTGTCTTGGGCACAGGCCTCTGTGAACTAGACCGATTGCTTCAGGAACTTAATGCTACCCAGTTCAACATCACAG ATGAAATAATGTCTCAGTTCCCATCTAGCAAGGAGACTGCAGGGGAACAGAAGGAGGACCAATCTGAGGACAAGAAAAGGCCCAGCCT CCCTCCCAGCCCATCCCCTGTTCTCCCAAAGCCTTCAGCAACCTCAGCCACCCTGGAATTGGATAGGCTGATGGCTTCACTGTCTGACTTCCGTGTCCAGAACCACGTGAGTCAG CTTCCAACCTCTGGGTCAACTCAGCCACCAGTGCCAAGCTCTGTGAATGAGGGCTCCCCATCCTCACCAGGGCCAACTAGCAAGGGCAGCCTAGACACCATGTTGGGACTGCTGCAGTCTGATCTCAGCCGCCGTGGTGTTCCCACCCAGACCAAGGGTCTCTGTGGCTCCTGCAATAAACCTATTGCTGGGCAG GTGGTGACTGCGCTGGGCCGTACTTGGCACCCTGAGCACTTCATTTGCGGTGGCTGTTCCATGTCCCTGGGAGGCAGCAGCTTCTTCGAGAAGGATGGAGCCCCCTTCTGCCCTGAGTGCTACTTTGAGCGCTTCTCCCCACGTTGTGGCCTCTGCAATCAACCCATCCGACAT GTTTTCATGAGCGTGAGGGCCGCCCCTACTGTCGCCGGGACTTCCTGCAGCTGTTCGCCCCGCGCTGCCAGGGCTGTCAAGGCCCCATTCTGGATAACTACATATCCGCGCTCAGCGCCCTCTGGCACCCGGACTGTTTCGTCTGCAGG GAATGCTTCACGCCCTTCTCGGGAGGCAGCTTTTTCGAGCACGAGGGACGCCCTCTGTGTGAGAACCACTTCCACGCACGGCGTGGTTCATTGTGCGCTACGTGTGGCCTCCCGGTGA